The Herpetosiphonaceae bacterium genome has a window encoding:
- a CDS encoding ATPase domain-containing protein, with product MNAEDIDSEYQGSLLQAVTAVMDFGRALWELAYPPAGTTVRDVRHTPGCTVLTETQLLDLLAAPQHSHAASILEELRQRDVYRPVEPGIVEFHGDVFQPVELVRMLLGGIRSAHDLRYFVMQNIRSHYGLVLSHEMPQLFYMLATTINDRSVAPGSLKQRTHWEYAHDFRMPLVAALQARSSSVEQAQRTASMFIECCRAVSYVKASYKPNSILCRATIDAEYLLAKLFGLPTNMRGFDDLFGGGLMLTESIPGDMSASRLGGRTVLIKGRSGTGKTLLALKLAVEVASKGGLAWVMPLEQSHEECLYALASIGALPDTQVVEVATDPFAAAALLQERPGERGALIILKTIKDSYESFLSAFAENAKRMLKYPLRLIIADPVNSIARGDRGERSEPPDVAALRARTMDRIEVVNKAGTNVLLVAEEGNDPVDELLFEQNIADTVIRLGVDDRSGYDQRTFEIMKSRFQREQRGEHPFAIKPGQGISIFPSSPAVMSRIRSRSLLPPDAPIHFGHTGLDMILGEKSLRAGDVIVMQGPEGSYKTPLGLLFLLGTDQPENRKRVSLLVAVRDDESKIREMLKQGFIQRSSDTRKQQKEIRVCSLPRGYVEPGFIMQQIEDEFEAALRDGNRIDRVMIDDIAHWELSCPLVRAEETFGDTLVEFLRRKNVTSLYVCGEVEPETAFVLQRSIANNADCGIEFNRFEYGGIQRVTLRVLRSHGMAHRRESFEVTFDTQRLEIKPISSLLRVGPNGEIKPINVRLFLHSETYMQDKYNRMLVQAVKAMLSRETEVESEDPVGMSRAMRLGSSSALNELQIVQWDEYQFSTSDHDPSQRLMFHTFPNKHWDDSEWGEVGADASGHVRWGHFVPRLIRRNGDTVNTFFVLPFYANIGLLAYRRDEQLDAVVTSWERLADACDAWTQRQAEAARQSVEGSDQPPHKPFFDFPKGTSENYNCLFLEILLSLEKPEPKAVPSLLKQLQGPVSIHASKIFRQLCRQSYLAGGGNDLVRPTTRAADATPNVNVAVTSDAMVWRHWYTTLNQMLSGMELKDQQQIKVVPLPEQIAIAGDWYIGIPAYSAAPDVGLEVIKFLTSRDAETERLRKGVGLPTRQPFYADGSDGHSIDTAISPYFSMSVDTVRTLVSEAYQRSDIRSYARLSSTLARCLQRIIEIPDDQSAYLDQRIKDIFRDLRI from the coding sequence ATGAACGCAGAGGACATCGACAGCGAATACCAGGGCAGCTTGCTCCAGGCGGTGACGGCGGTGATGGATTTTGGCCGCGCGCTGTGGGAGCTCGCCTATCCTCCTGCTGGAACAACCGTCCGCGATGTCAGACATACGCCGGGCTGCACGGTGCTCACGGAAACGCAGTTGCTTGACCTGCTGGCAGCGCCGCAGCACAGCCACGCGGCCTCGATTCTCGAAGAGCTGCGCCAACGCGATGTCTACCGGCCGGTCGAGCCGGGGATCGTCGAGTTTCATGGTGATGTCTTCCAGCCGGTCGAGCTGGTGCGCATGCTCCTGGGAGGCATCCGGTCGGCCCACGATCTGCGCTACTTCGTCATGCAAAATATCCGCTCACACTACGGGCTGGTGCTGTCACACGAAATGCCACAGCTATTCTACATGCTGGCAACCACGATCAACGATCGGTCTGTCGCACCCGGATCGCTCAAGCAGCGCACGCACTGGGAGTATGCCCACGACTTCCGCATGCCCCTCGTCGCCGCACTGCAAGCACGCTCTTCGAGTGTCGAACAGGCCCAGCGCACGGCAAGTATGTTTATCGAGTGCTGCCGTGCGGTCAGCTATGTCAAAGCGTCGTATAAGCCCAACAGCATCTTATGCCGGGCGACCATCGACGCGGAGTACCTGCTTGCCAAGCTGTTCGGCTTGCCCACCAACATGCGCGGCTTTGATGATTTGTTCGGCGGCGGCCTGATGCTGACGGAGAGTATTCCCGGCGATATGTCCGCGAGCCGACTCGGCGGGCGGACAGTGCTGATCAAGGGACGCTCCGGCACCGGGAAAACATTGCTGGCGCTGAAGCTGGCGGTCGAGGTCGCGTCTAAAGGCGGTCTGGCCTGGGTCATGCCGCTGGAGCAATCTCATGAAGAATGCCTGTATGCGCTGGCCTCGATCGGCGCGCTGCCGGATACGCAGGTCGTCGAAGTTGCCACCGATCCGTTTGCCGCCGCAGCGCTGCTACAAGAGCGTCCCGGCGAGCGCGGCGCGCTGATCATCCTCAAAACGATCAAGGACTCCTATGAGAGCTTTTTGAGCGCCTTTGCAGAGAATGCGAAGCGGATGCTGAAGTATCCGCTGCGGCTGATCATTGCGGATCCGGTCAACAGCATTGCGCGCGGCGATCGGGGCGAGCGCAGCGAGCCGCCGGATGTCGCGGCGCTCCGCGCACGGACGATGGATCGCATCGAGGTGGTCAACAAGGCAGGAACCAACGTGCTGCTGGTGGCGGAAGAGGGCAATGATCCCGTCGACGAGCTGCTCTTCGAGCAGAATATCGCAGATACCGTGATCCGCCTGGGCGTAGATGATCGCAGCGGCTATGATCAGCGCACCTTTGAGATCATGAAGTCGCGGTTCCAGCGCGAACAGCGCGGGGAACATCCCTTTGCGATCAAGCCCGGCCAGGGCATCAGCATCTTTCCGTCCTCGCCCGCGGTCATGTCCCGGATTCGCTCGCGCAGCCTCCTGCCGCCAGACGCTCCGATCCACTTCGGTCACACCGGCCTTGATATGATTCTCGGTGAGAAATCGCTGCGCGCGGGCGATGTCATCGTGATGCAAGGGCCGGAAGGATCGTATAAAACGCCGCTCGGCCTCCTGTTTTTGCTGGGCACGGATCAGCCCGAAAATCGGAAGCGGGTATCGCTGCTGGTTGCGGTGCGGGATGATGAGTCGAAGATTCGCGAAATGCTGAAGCAGGGCTTCATTCAGCGCAGCAGTGATACGCGCAAGCAGCAGAAGGAGATTCGCGTCTGCTCGCTGCCGCGTGGCTATGTCGAGCCGGGCTTTATCATGCAGCAGATCGAGGACGAGTTTGAGGCAGCGCTGCGCGACGGCAACCGGATCGACCGCGTGATGATCGACGATATCGCGCACTGGGAATTAAGCTGTCCGTTGGTACGCGCCGAAGAAACCTTTGGCGATACCCTGGTAGAATTTCTGCGCCGAAAGAACGTGACGAGCCTGTACGTGTGCGGGGAGGTCGAGCCGGAGACTGCGTTTGTGCTGCAACGGTCGATTGCGAATAATGCCGACTGTGGCATTGAGTTCAATCGCTTCGAGTACGGAGGGATCCAGCGCGTCACCCTGCGGGTCTTACGATCGCATGGCATGGCGCATCGGCGCGAGTCGTTCGAGGTGACGTTTGATACCCAGCGCCTGGAGATCAAGCCGATCTCATCGCTGCTGCGGGTTGGTCCCAACGGCGAGATCAAGCCGATCAACGTGCGGCTCTTTCTGCACTCCGAAACCTACATGCAGGATAAATATAACCGCATGCTGGTCCAGGCGGTAAAAGCGATGCTGTCGCGGGAAACCGAGGTTGAATCGGAAGATCCGGTCGGGATGAGCAGAGCGATGCGCCTTGGCTCGTCATCAGCGCTCAACGAGCTCCAAATCGTCCAGTGGGATGAGTACCAGTTTTCAACATCCGACCATGATCCAAGCCAGCGGTTGATGTTTCATACCTTTCCCAATAAGCATTGGGACGATTCCGAATGGGGCGAGGTCGGAGCCGATGCATCAGGTCACGTGAGGTGGGGTCATTTCGTGCCGCGTCTGATCCGACGAAACGGGGATACCGTAAACACGTTTTTTGTGCTGCCCTTCTATGCCAATATCGGGCTGCTGGCGTATCGGCGGGATGAGCAGCTCGACGCCGTGGTGACGTCATGGGAGCGACTGGCAGACGCCTGTGACGCATGGACGCAGCGGCAGGCTGAGGCGGCGCGGCAATCCGTGGAAGGATCGGATCAGCCTCCCCACAAACCCTTCTTCGATTTTCCAAAGGGCACCTCAGAAAATTACAACTGCCTGTTCCTTGAGATCTTATTGTCGCTGGAGAAGCCGGAGCCAAAAGCCGTTCCCTCGCTGCTCAAGCAGCTCCAGGGGCCGGTCAGCATCCACGCAAGCAAAATCTTTCGACAGCTGTGTCGTCAATCATACCTCGCGGGTGGCGGCAATGACCTGGTGCGCCCGACAACGCGCGCCGCTGACGCGACGCCCAACGTGAACGTCGCCGTGACGTCGGATGCGATGGTCTGGCGTCATTGGTACACCACGCTCAACCAGATGCTGTCGGGGATGGAGCTCAAGGATCAGCAGCAGATCAAGGTGGTGCCACTTCCTGAGCAGATTGCGATCGCGGGCGACTGGTATATTGGCATACCTGCCTACTCCGCCGCTCCGGATGTCGGATTGGAGGTCATTAAGTTTCTCACCAGCCGCGACGCGGAAACCGAGCGGCTGCGCAAAGGCGTGGGGCTGCCAACACGTCAACCGTTTTATGCCGATGGAAGCGACGGCCATTCGATCGATACCGCGATCTCTCCCTATTTCTCGATGTCGGTAGACACGGTGCGCACGCTGGTGAGTGAGGCATACCAGCGTTCCGATATTCGCAGCTATGCCAGATTGTCGAGCACGCTGGCGCGCTGTTTACAACGAATTATTGAAATTCCAGATGACCAGAGCGCGTATCTTGATCAACGAATCAAGGATATTTTCCGCGATTTGAGAATCTAG
- a CDS encoding metallophosphoesterase family protein, with the protein MRVALLSDIHGNSVALDAVLADLRHDPVDRVVCLGDAIQGGPQPVEVVAHLRALACPVVLGNADAWLLSGVETGAEGIPPERLRVMHDIRAWSLAQLSPDDQAFIAQFQPTVEVPLPHQRTLLCYHGSPHSYDDVILPTIADAELKRLLEPHEHIIYTGGHTHVQFLRHMHRTFHINPGSIGLAYRHDQPEDRFKTDPWAEYAILTVDDARIAVEFRRVPFDVQALIAIYASSGRPHSEQAIAQYQP; encoded by the coding sequence ATGCGCGTTGCCCTGCTGTCCGATATTCATGGAAATAGTGTGGCTCTGGATGCCGTCCTGGCCGATCTCCGGCACGACCCAGTCGATCGGGTGGTGTGTCTTGGCGATGCGATTCAAGGCGGTCCACAACCCGTGGAGGTGGTGGCCCACCTCCGCGCCCTGGCGTGTCCGGTCGTGCTGGGCAACGCGGACGCCTGGCTGCTCTCCGGGGTGGAAACCGGCGCTGAGGGAATCCCACCGGAGCGCTTGCGGGTCATGCACGACATTCGGGCCTGGTCGCTCGCGCAGCTCTCGCCTGACGATCAAGCGTTCATCGCGCAGTTCCAGCCCACCGTCGAGGTGCCATTGCCGCACCAGCGCACCCTCCTGTGCTATCACGGGTCGCCGCACTCCTACGATGATGTCATTTTGCCGACGATCGCGGATGCGGAGCTGAAGCGCTTGCTGGAGCCGCACGAGCACATCATCTACACCGGCGGTCACACCCATGTCCAATTCCTGCGCCATATGCACCGCACGTTCCACATCAACCCCGGCAGCATCGGCTTGGCGTATCGGCACGATCAGCCGGAGGATCGCTTCAAGACCGATCCCTGGGCGGAGTATGCGATCCTGACGGTCGACGATGCCCGCATCGCGGTGGAATTCCGGCGCGTCCCGTTCGATGTGCAGGCGCTGATCGCGATCTACGCCAGCAGTGGTCGGCCCCATAGCGAGCAAGCGATCGCGCAATACCAACCGTGA